In one Pangasianodon hypophthalmus isolate fPanHyp1 chromosome 22, fPanHyp1.pri, whole genome shotgun sequence genomic region, the following are encoded:
- the eef1a1l3 gene encoding elongation factor 1-alpha-like encodes MGKEKIHINLVIIGHVDSGKSTTTGHLVYKCGGVDPRTLEKYEKAAAQMGKGSFKYAWVFDKLKAERERGITIDISLLKFNTQKYVFTIIDAPGHRDFIKNMITGTSQADAALLVVSAAKGEFEAGISRNGQTREHVLLAYTLGVKQLVVCVNKMDLTEPPFSQKRYEEVVKNVTVFIKKIGYDPTAVPFVPLSGWGGDNMLAPSQKMSWFKGWKIKRKDGFSSGKTLLEVLDSLYPPVRTANKPLRLPLQDVYKIGGVGTVPVGKIETGILKPGMVLTFSPAKLTAEVKSIEMHHQGLQTALPGHNVGFNIKNVAVKNLRRGDVAGNAQQDPPSDVNSFIAQVIILNHPGKIKSGYSPVLDCHTTHVTCSFAELQEKLDRHTGRKLEDLPPFLVSGDAATVKFVPIKPLCVESFFSYPPLGRFAARDLKQTVAVGVIKTVEKVDQARKTAQKVQVVK; translated from the exons ATGGGGAAAGAGAAAATCCACATCAATCTGGTCATCATTGGTCATGTTGATAGTGGGAAATCAACCACCACTGGCCATCTTGTTTATAAATGTGGTGGTGTTGACCCAAGAACCCTGGAGAAATATGAGAAGGCTGCAGCCCAG atGGGGAAGGGTTCCTTCAAGTATGCATGGGTCTTTGACAAACTTAAGGCAGAAAGAGAGCGTGGCATCACCATTGATATTTCCTTGTTGAAGTTCAACACTCAGAAGTATGTGTTCACAATAATTGATGCACCTGGTCACCGTGACTTCATTAAGAACATGATTACAGGAACCTCGCAG GCTGATGCTGCTCTGCTGGTTGTCTCTGCAGCAAAGGGTGAGTTTGAGGCAGGTATATCCCGCAATGGTCAGACAAGGGAGCATGTCTTGCTAGCCTACACACTAGGAGTCAAGCAGCTTGTAGTCTGTGTCAACAAAATGGACCTCACTGAGCCACCGTTCAGCCAGAAACGTTATGAGGAGGTAGTGAAAAATGTAACTGTTTTTATCAAAAAGATTGGTTATGACCCAACTGCAGTGCCCTTTGTTCCCCTATCTGGTTGGGGTGGTGACAACATGCTTGCACCTTCCCAGAAG ATGTCTTGGTTTAAAGGATGGAAGATCAAGAGGAAGGATGGCTTTTCAAGTGGCAAGACACTGTTGGAAGTGCTGGACTCCTTGTATCCACCAGTTCGCACTGCCAACAAACCACTTCGTCTACCACTTCAGGATGTCTATAAAATTGGAG GAGTTGGCACAGTTCCTGTGGGCAAAATTGAAACTGGAATTCTGAAGCCTGGGATGGTTCTGACCTTCTCACCAGCTAAGCTGACTGCAGAGGTTAAATCCATTGAGATGCATCACCAGGGGCTGCAGACAGCCCTGCCTGGGCACAATGTGGGCTTCAACATCAAGAATGTGGCAGTCAAGAACTTGAGACGTGGAGATGTAGCTGGTAATGCCCAGCAAGACCCACCATCTGATGTTAACAGCTTTATTGCTCAG GTTATTATTCTCAATCACCCTGGCAAAATCAAAAGTGGCTACTCTCCAGTGCTAGACTGCCATACAACCCATGTCACATGTAGCTTTGCAGAGCTGCAGGAGAAGCTTGATCGTCACacagggaggaaactggaagaCTTGCCGCCTTTCTTGGTCTCTGGAGATGCTGCCACAGTCAAATTTGTTCCTATCAAACCCCTCTGTGTAGAAAGCTTCTTCAGCTATCCACCTTTAG GGAGGTTTGCTGCAAGGGACCTGAAGCAGACTGTTGCTGTTGGGGTGATCAAGACAGTTGAGAAGGTGGATCAAGCAAGAAAGACTGCACAAAAAGTTCAAGTAGTAAAATGA